The genomic DNA CATCGCCTTTGGGGCTGAGCAGCACGGATGTCATCAACCCAAGGCTGCCAAAGCCCTGCGCGACAATATCACTTTCTACATCGCCATCGTAGTTTTTGCAGGCCCATACGTAGCCACCCGGCCATTTAAGGGCGCAGGCCACCATGTCATCAATCAGGCGGTGTTCGTAAGTGAGGCCCAGCTTTTCAAACTCGGCTTTAAATTCCTTTTCGTACACGTCCTGAAACACATCCTTGAACATGCCATCATAGGCTTTCAGGATAGTGTTCTTGGTGGACAGATACACCGGCAGCTTGCGATCCCGCCCGTAGGAGAGGGAGGCACGGGCAAAGCCTTCGATAGAGGCACGGGTGTTGTGCATACCCAGAGCCACGCCGGGGCCTTTAAAGTCATGCACATCCAGCGTAATGGGCTCGCCACCATCTTCGGGAATATAGTTAAGTGTTACCTTGCCGGGGCCGGGAATTTTGGTTTCCGCCGCGCGGTAGATATCCCCATAAGCATGGCGGCCGATCACGATGGGCTTTGCCCAGTGCGGCACAAGGCGCGGCACGTTGGAGCAGATGATGGGTTCACGAAAAATGGTGCCATCCAGAATGTTGCGGATGGTGCCGTTGGGTGAACGCCACATTTTTTTCAGCCCAAATTCCTCCACCCGTGCTTCATCTGGGGTGATGGTGGCGCATTTTACGGCCACGCCATAGCGCTTGGTGGCTTCTGCGGCTTCTACGGTTACTTTGTCATCCGTGGCATCGCGGTTTTCTATGCCCAGATCGTAATATTTCAGGTCAATATCCAGATAGGGCAGAATCAGGCGCTCACGAATGAAGTGCCAGATGATACGGGTCATTTCATCCCCGTCCATTTCCACCACCGGGTTCTTGACCTTGATTTTAGCCATAATACTGCATCCGATTCGAAGAGTGTCTTGCATTCGTTGCGCGCAGATGCGGAATACGCATAGGCATCATGCAGTGCGCGAATTGAGACCATAAGCGGGGATGCAACACAGCGCTGTTCACGATCAGGACAGAACCGGCCCCATTTGGCGCAATGGCGCTTACGTGCGGGCAAAAATCTTTGTTTTGTGCGGGATAGACCCTGTTATCACAAACATGTCAGGGCTTTGGGGGTGGCGCATCCCTTACCGGTCAAGAGGTGCCCGCGCGGGAGATGTTATGCTAACTATATGCATCATTAAGAAAAATGGCTGGCCGCCTGTATGCACGTGTCAGCCAAAATCATGATTCCGCATATGGAACGGGCAGCCGGGGTAAGCTGAGGCATGTTTTCTTTTATATCACTTCACGGGCACATTCTGGCACATCGTGATTTCTACCTTACGGGAATTCCGGTTGCGCAAGCCGTTTCTCCGCAGTGGAACGTGGTTCAGTTGGCCCCAAAAGGCAATAATCTGCAAGGTTTTGCGGATATTGCCGTAAGCGTTGTTGAAGAGGGTGACAACAAAGGTCTGGTCACTCTGGGGGATGGCACAAATTTTCTGTGTGCCCACCCACAAGGTGAGCTGACATGGATGCAGCATGTTCTTACGTGGGAACTGTTTGCACCGGTGTTGAGCCAGCATGTGCCCCTACTTGTTCGTCTGGCGCAGGGCAAATGGCTGATTGCCGGGCAACAGCAGGCCGAGCAGGTGTTGTTTTTAAACCACGCCCTCCAGCTTGGTGAGCATAAGTGGGATTTGCGCACTCTTTTCCTGCGTGAAAAAGGCGATGCCATTGTTGTTTCTGATGGGCGTGAACAGGAAAGCGTGCTCCAGCCCAGCCCCGTGGCCGTGCAGAAAACTTTTATGGCGGCACTGTCTGCGCAGATGAAGGCAATGGGGGATAGCCCATTTGTGAAGGCCGCACAGGCCGCACGCCAACGTTTGCTTGTAGCCCCCGAAGATTCTGGCTGTTTGCTGGAACTGGCAAAAAACTGCGCCAAGGTTGGGCAGTTTGGCTTGGCGCGCACTGCGGTATTGTGTGCAGCGTTGCAGGATTCCCGGCCTGATCTCTACTTCTTTTCCGCCATTCTGGCACTGCGAGAAGGTGAGACCAAACAGGCCGCAGATTTAGCCAATCTGGCCCTGAAAGGCCGGTTGGGTGAAACGCCTATACCCGAGCAGCTCACACATCTGCTGCAGCGGACAGAGCAGGGAGAGGCCGCGCTGCTTTTGCTGCCTGCGGCCTTGAAAGAACTGCCGGACACAGAAGGGTTTGACCCCGCCTTTAACTTTTTAATGGTACCTTTGCCGCCTGCCATGCTGAGGGCAGAAGATGTGCGGCAAGCTTATTCGTATCAGTTTGAGGAAGTGGCTTCTGCCAGCACGCAGGAAGAACGGCTGCAACTGGTGCAGGCCGATCAGGCCCAGAACAGGGCGCAATATTGGAATCAGGTTGTGGCTGGCCATTATGCATGGCTCAATCAGGATCGCGCCAGCGCAGATCCGCACTACGTAACAGCCCGCAAACTTTCCAGAGATTCAGGTATCAAGGCCATTCACTACAATTGTGGTGTTTACACATGGCTGCCGGAAGCCGCGGCATATAACCTGCATGAACAGCAGGTAACAGACCAGTTGGGCATTGCAGGCTGGAGCTGGCATTCCAGCGTAGCGCCAGATCGGGCCGAGGCTGATGCGCCAGATGCCTGTTTGGTTTTTGGGTGCGATAGTGCGTATTTCCGCTTTGTGCCCAAGCTTGTCATGTCTTTAATGCGGGCGTGTCAGGCGCAACCGGAACACGGCCGCTTCCGCCTTTGTTTGGGGGGGGGATCGGCCCACGGATGAGCAGTTGACTCTGATGCGCGATCTTGTGGCCTTTTTCTCGGAAAAAGACCGTGGGATGGATGTGTCCTTCGCGCACGGCCAACTGAGCTATGCGAACGAGGCCACTTATACCTGTATCCGTTACCTTATGTTGCCACATATTGTAGGCCAGTGGCACTGCCCCGTGCTGACTGCGGATTGTGATGGTTACTTCCCGCAGGATTTCCCAGCCTTGTGGCAGGAACTTAAATCTGGCTCGGATTACGGGTTCCGACTGTATGCGTATAATCATGAAGGCAAACAGATAGGCGGAGAACCGTGGGGCTTTGGTGCGGGCTTGTCCTATTTTGGAGAAACGGAACTTCTGCCGCAGATCGGGCGGTATCTGCACAATTATGTCCAGCGGACATATAGCCCCGAAAACCCAACCAATTGGTGCATTGATCAGTGCGCGCTGGCACAGGCTTACTCTCGCTTTGTTGCGCCGCGCTGGAATGATCTTCGGATACGCTTCATGGATGAAGGTACGCCCCTTATGGTTATGCCACACCATGTGGGCGGCAAGGATGCGCTGCTGGAACACGATGGCGCGGTTTCAGAGCAGGATCTGCGCCAGTTCATGCAGGACAACGCTTAAGGGGTGTTTTGGCAAAGCCGGTCAGTTTGGTCTGACCGGCTTTTTTGTCCCGCTTTTAATAGCAGGGAAAAAGCCACTGATGACATATGCTGCATTTTACAAGGGAGAAGACGAGCAGCGTTTTCAGGATTGGCAAAGGGCGCCTTCCACCGGTTGCAGCAGATGCAAGCCAGCAGGGTAGTTACACAGGTGCAGGCATAAGGTGGCTGCGTGGCACGCAGTATGCGGGGCTGTGCAGAAGGTATTTTGAATTTTAAGGGAATATGCTGGGGCGAACGACGGGACTTGAACCCGCGACCACCGGTACCACAAACCGGCGCTCTACCAGCTGAGCTACGTCCGCCACACAGCAAGCGGACGTTTAGAGAAAACTGCGTCGTTCGTCAATCACTTCTGGCGTTTTTATGTAGAAAAATCAGCTCTGGCGGCTTTTCCATTGTTCCAGACGGGCCACAGCCTCAATCAGCACCTCCTCACGCTTGCAAAAGGCAAAGCGAATCAGGTTGCGTGGGGGCGTGCCGCTTTGCGCATCATAAAAGGCGGATGCGGGAATAGTGGTCACACCGGCCTGCTCCGTCAGCAGGCGGCTAAAGGCCATGTCATCCAGCCCGTTTGCCAGCGGGGTAATATCCGCCATGACAAAGTAACTGCCTTGGCAGGGCAACACGCCAAACCCCACACGCGCCAGACCAGCAGAAAGAATCTGGCGTTTTGTATCCATTTCCTGCGCCAGTTGGGTAAAGTAGGCGGTATCTTTGTTCAGCCCAAAGGCTACGGCGCGTTGCAGGTTGGGGGCTGTGGCAAATACAAGGTTCTGGTGCGCTTTGGCCACCACCGCAGCCAGCGGGGCAGGGGCGGTAACGTAACCCACTTTCCAGCCGGTAAAGGAAAAGCTTTTGCCTGCGCTGCCAATACGGATGCAGCGTTCACGCATATCCGGCAATGCCATGAGCGAGAGATGCGGCGCGCCAAATACAAGGTGTTCATACACCTCATCGCAAATGGCGTAGCTATCGTGCTGGCGCATGAGGTCAGCAATAAATGCCAGTTCCTCTGCATTAAACACCTTGCCGGTAGGGTTCATGGGGGTGTTTAGCACAATGGCCTTGGTGCGGGGGCCAAAGGCGTTCTTCAGTGCTTCGCGCGGGAGCGCCCAATCGGGTGCTTCCAACCGCACAAGGCGCGGAATGCCCCCAAGCTGGCGCACAACCGGCAGGTAGGTATCGTAGAGA from Acetobacter ascendens includes the following:
- a CDS encoding NADP-dependent isocitrate dehydrogenase, whose protein sequence is MAKIKVKNPVVEMDGDEMTRIIWHFIRERLILPYLDIDLKYYDLGIENRDATDDKVTVEAAEATKRYGVAVKCATITPDEARVEEFGLKKMWRSPNGTIRNILDGTIFREPIICSNVPRLVPHWAKPIVIGRHAYGDIYRAAETKIPGPGKVTLNYIPEDGGEPITLDVHDFKGPGVALGMHNTRASIEGFARASLSYGRDRKLPVYLSTKNTILKAYDGMFKDVFQDVYEKEFKAEFEKLGLTYEHRLIDDMVACALKWPGGYVWACKNYDGDVESDIVAQGFGSLGLMTSVLLSPKGDVVEAEAAHGTVTRHYREHQKGKPTSTNPIASIFAWTRGLAYRGRFDDTPDIVHFANTLEKVCVDTVEGGQMTKDLALLVGNGTKWLDTQPFLDVLDEKLKQALAKG
- a CDS encoding aminotransferase, which codes for MTKLLNRQIANQPVTIFTLMSELARKHNAINLGQGFPDTEGPQDMVQLAANALLDGRNQYAPLTGLPELRAAVADASARFQNIPVDAESEVVVTSGATEALAASFMALIEPGDEVVLIEPLYDTYLPVVRQLGGIPRLVRLEAPDWALPREALKNAFGPRTKAIVLNTPMNPTGKVFNAEELAFIADLMRQHDSYAICDEVYEHLVFGAPHLSLMALPDMRERCIRIGSAGKSFSFTGWKVGYVTAPAPLAAVVAKAHQNLVFATAPNLQRAVAFGLNKDTAYFTQLAQEMDTKRQILSAGLARVGFGVLPCQGSYFVMADITPLANGLDDMAFSRLLTEQAGVTTIPASAFYDAQSGTPPRNLIRFAFCKREEVLIEAVARLEQWKSRQS